The Christiangramia flava JLT2011 genome has a segment encoding these proteins:
- a CDS encoding class I SAM-dependent methyltransferase — protein MKGDKNYWEGIYESKNFEETSWYQSEPEFSLNIIESLGLPHEAAIIDIGGGDSILAEALLERDYENLSVLDIAANVIDRAKTRLGANASKIDWIVSDVTKFEASTKYDLWHDRVTFHFLTAEEAVQDYLKILQKAVKSGGYVFLATFSENGPEKCSGLPIKQYSSEEMTRLLAPHFEALSVRNIDHVTPWGAKQNLTVGLFQKK, from the coding sequence ATGAAAGGAGATAAGAACTACTGGGAAGGGATCTATGAATCCAAAAATTTTGAAGAGACCAGCTGGTACCAGTCAGAACCAGAATTTTCACTAAATATCATTGAGTCCCTTGGATTGCCTCATGAAGCGGCGATCATCGATATTGGCGGTGGCGACAGTATTCTGGCTGAAGCCCTGCTCGAAAGAGATTATGAGAACCTCAGTGTGCTGGACATCGCAGCCAATGTGATTGATCGTGCGAAAACCCGCCTGGGTGCAAATGCTTCAAAAATCGACTGGATCGTGAGCGATGTGACGAAGTTCGAAGCTTCCACAAAATATGATCTCTGGCATGATCGCGTTACGTTTCATTTTTTAACTGCCGAAGAGGCTGTGCAGGATTATCTTAAGATCCTTCAGAAGGCTGTAAAATCTGGCGGATATGTTTTTTTGGCGACATTTTCAGAAAACGGTCCGGAGAAATGTAGTGGTTTGCCCATTAAGCAGTATTCTTCTGAAGAAATGACCAGGTTGCTGGCTCCACATTTTGAAGCTTTGAGCGTTCGCAATATTGACCATGTAACTCCCTGGGGCGCCAAACAGAATCTGACAGTGGGATTATTTCAGAAAAAATAA
- a CDS encoding coniferyl aldehyde dehydrogenase, whose amino-acid sequence MDRSELEQLLFRQKQAFKREVPGYERRIEALRKLSSILEEHQEELIHAVARDFGWRSHDETLLLEIYPLQDEIRHAIKNLKSWMKSRRVSGSWFLYPAKAFYQYQPKGCVGIMGAWNYQLMLCLSPMIDALAAGNHILLKPSEIAPHSAGLLKRLLNANFDEAYVSCVTGDADTARNFSALGFDHLFFTGSTTTGKKVMEAAAPNLTPVTLELGGKSPAIIHPSYSVERAVKRILTGKLFNAGQTCVAPDYLMCPESLNTQIEEQARNFMQQHFQELLDAGQYTWIINDKHYERLQSLLKDAEEKGAKLVPLWDSEPEDRQFFPYLIFGVQEDMRIMQEEIFGPLLPVLNIESLSGWISYVESNPRPLALYYFDSNKKRIRRMLQETNSGGVTINDTIYHLAQHNLPFGGNGDSGMGHYHGFDGFETFSKKKAVMKQYSFAPTDFLRPPFTGVKKTLLRKLGSFLKA is encoded by the coding sequence ATGGATCGCAGCGAACTGGAACAACTTTTATTTAGGCAAAAACAGGCCTTTAAACGAGAAGTTCCCGGTTATGAACGGCGAATAGAGGCGCTTCGGAAACTCTCTTCGATCCTTGAGGAGCATCAGGAAGAATTGATACATGCTGTAGCGCGGGATTTTGGCTGGCGATCTCATGACGAGACCTTGTTGCTGGAAATTTACCCCTTACAGGACGAGATCAGGCATGCGATCAAGAACTTAAAAAGCTGGATGAAAAGTCGGCGTGTGAGTGGTTCCTGGTTTTTATATCCCGCGAAAGCTTTTTACCAATATCAACCAAAAGGTTGCGTAGGCATCATGGGAGCATGGAATTACCAGTTAATGCTGTGCCTGAGCCCAATGATAGATGCGCTGGCTGCTGGAAACCATATCCTGCTAAAACCTTCGGAAATTGCGCCACATTCTGCCGGTTTACTAAAGCGCTTACTGAATGCGAATTTTGACGAGGCCTATGTAAGCTGCGTGACCGGTGATGCCGATACGGCCAGGAATTTTTCTGCACTTGGTTTTGATCACCTGTTTTTCACCGGTTCTACCACAACCGGAAAAAAGGTTATGGAAGCTGCCGCACCTAATTTAACGCCGGTAACGCTGGAACTTGGCGGTAAATCACCGGCCATTATTCATCCTTCTTATTCAGTGGAAAGAGCTGTAAAACGAATACTTACAGGAAAACTTTTCAATGCCGGGCAAACCTGTGTGGCTCCAGATTATCTAATGTGTCCGGAAAGTCTGAATACCCAGATTGAAGAACAGGCTCGGAATTTTATGCAACAGCATTTTCAGGAATTGCTGGATGCCGGGCAGTATACATGGATCATTAATGATAAGCATTACGAACGCTTGCAGTCACTGCTAAAAGACGCCGAAGAAAAAGGAGCGAAACTGGTGCCATTGTGGGATTCTGAGCCGGAAGACAGGCAGTTTTTTCCTTATTTGATTTTTGGCGTACAGGAGGACATGAGAATCATGCAGGAAGAAATTTTCGGGCCCTTGCTTCCGGTGCTGAATATAGAATCTCTTAGCGGGTGGATCTCCTATGTGGAATCCAATCCCAGGCCATTGGCTTTGTACTATTTCGATTCCAATAAGAAACGCATTCGAAGAATGCTTCAGGAAACGAATTCCGGTGGCGTGACCATTAATGATACTATTTACCACCTGGCTCAGCATAATCTGCCCTTCGGTGGAAATGGAGATAGCGGGATGGGCCATTACCACGGTTTTGATGGCTTTGAAACTTTCTCCAAGAAAAAAGCGGTCATGAAACAATATTCCTTTGCACCTACCGATTTTCTGCGGCCGCCATTTACCGGGGTCAAAAAGACGTTACTTCGGAAACTGGGAAGTTTTCTGAAAGCCTGA
- a CDS encoding nitroreductase family protein — MASAKIINGYQHIPYEQQILSEKESFSRSREFYEFLDKRRSVRHFSDKEVSEEIIKNLLLSAGTAPSGAHKQPWKFCAISNQQLKSDIRRAAEEEEKRNYESRMSDRWLKDLEPLGTDSEKAFLEIAPWLIVVFKESYELNEKEEKQTNYYVNESVGIACGMLITAIHQAGLVTLTHTPSPMNFLARILGRPENERAFLLLPVGYPAEDALVPDIYRKKLDDIADFYK; from the coding sequence ATGGCCAGCGCAAAAATTATCAACGGTTACCAACACATCCCATACGAGCAACAAATACTTTCAGAAAAAGAAAGTTTCAGCCGCAGCAGGGAGTTTTATGAATTTCTGGATAAACGCCGCTCCGTAAGGCATTTTTCAGACAAGGAAGTTTCCGAGGAAATCATTAAAAATCTTCTTTTAAGTGCAGGAACTGCACCTTCCGGAGCTCATAAGCAACCGTGGAAATTCTGTGCGATTTCTAACCAGCAGTTGAAAAGTGATATTCGGCGGGCTGCTGAAGAGGAAGAAAAGCGAAATTACGAATCGCGAATGAGCGATCGCTGGCTGAAGGACCTGGAACCGCTGGGAACTGATAGCGAAAAGGCATTTCTGGAAATTGCTCCCTGGCTGATCGTGGTTTTCAAAGAATCGTATGAATTGAATGAAAAGGAGGAGAAGCAGACCAATTATTACGTCAATGAATCGGTTGGAATAGCCTGTGGTATGCTTATCACTGCGATCCACCAAGCCGGTTTGGTCACACTTACCCATACGCCCAGCCCCATGAATTTTCTGGCCAGAATCCTGGGCAGGCCGGAGAATGAACGAGCTTTTTTACTGTTGCCAGTTGGTTATCCTGCAGAAGATGCTCTGGTGCCTGATATTTACAGGAAGAAGTTGGATGATATTGCAGATTTCTATAAATAA
- a CDS encoding sulfur reduction protein DsrE codes for MKSISKIIAIIGLILFSGIQANAQNAEIQEHNYVVLTKKVPQLKPILLTAEDLRKEDGDHFGQFEVIVCGKTVEELTDAETMAPFLQQAKELGVIINACGFSLKKFEVDASKLPEGIKVVKNGILYDFQLQKKGFMSLGL; via the coding sequence ATGAAAAGTATATCAAAAATTATCGCAATCATTGGTTTAATATTGTTCAGCGGTATACAGGCCAACGCACAAAACGCAGAAATACAGGAACACAATTATGTTGTGCTGACTAAAAAAGTACCACAGCTCAAACCCATTCTTCTCACAGCAGAAGATCTTCGGAAAGAAGACGGCGATCATTTTGGCCAGTTCGAAGTGATAGTTTGTGGGAAGACTGTAGAGGAACTTACCGATGCGGAAACCATGGCTCCATTTCTTCAGCAGGCCAAAGAGCTTGGCGTTATCATTAACGCCTGCGGATTTTCCCTGAAGAAATTCGAGGTGGATGCTTCCAAACTTCCGGAAGGGATTAAAGTCGTGAAAAACGGAATATTATATGATTTTCAGCTTCAGAAGAAAGGTTTCATGAGCCTGGGCTTATAA
- a CDS encoding DoxX family protein — MEKSIAVHRGSVRILRIFLSGIFLVAGFNHLIHTKKTVAKLEQAKFKGFAHFFGDPETLIILSGVVMLIAGLAFILGFYTRYAAIILALVLLPITLSVQVGQIETLGPLFKNIAIMGGLLFFIINKTPNILKLSK; from the coding sequence ATGGAAAAATCTATTGCGGTACACCGTGGAAGCGTGCGCATTTTGCGCATTTTCCTAAGCGGAATCTTCCTGGTGGCCGGCTTCAATCATCTAATACACACAAAAAAAACAGTAGCCAAACTGGAACAGGCTAAGTTTAAAGGATTTGCACATTTTTTCGGCGATCCTGAAACTCTGATCATCCTCTCGGGAGTAGTCATGCTTATAGCAGGCCTGGCTTTCATCCTTGGTTTTTACACCCGTTATGCGGCGATCATTCTCGCCTTGGTCTTACTACCAATCACCCTTTCGGTTCAGGTTGGACAAATCGAAACTCTGGGACCATTATTCAAGAATATTGCCATTATGGGCGGACTACTATTTTTTATAATTAATAAAACACCTAACATTTTAAAACTCTCAAAATGA
- a CDS encoding aldo/keto reductase, giving the protein MKKINFNHHFGLGGVAMGNGFKVLTDQESEQTLQAAWNAGVRYYDTSPWYGLGLSERRFGHFLHNQNRDDYTLTTKVGRVLKASEKIPDTMWNKPSPFDYKYDYTAEAVQRSLEDSYQRLGIERIDYVFIHDLSPDHNEEYEEGTTWEDHFEVAKRGAMPYLESLKKEGVIKGWGLGVNTIEPILRTLNTEFEPDLFLSAISYSLIDHQEALDKLFPAIEEHGCGLIAAAPFNAGLLSGKERYNYGGDMPDEKVQKLNAIKKIASKYDVDLSKASIQFSYSPEVVSCVLAGASEPKQVEENMQAFDYKIPKEFWQDLKNEGIIDERAETPG; this is encoded by the coding sequence ATGAAAAAGATCAATTTCAACCACCATTTTGGCCTCGGGGGAGTAGCCATGGGAAATGGTTTTAAGGTCCTTACCGATCAGGAATCTGAGCAAACCCTACAAGCAGCATGGAATGCCGGGGTTCGCTATTATGATACTTCGCCATGGTATGGCCTGGGTTTGAGCGAAAGGCGTTTCGGGCATTTTCTGCACAATCAGAACCGGGATGACTACACGCTCACCACAAAAGTAGGCCGCGTATTAAAAGCTTCGGAAAAAATTCCGGATACCATGTGGAACAAGCCTTCACCTTTCGATTATAAGTATGATTATACGGCTGAAGCCGTTCAGCGCTCCCTGGAAGACAGCTACCAGCGACTGGGAATTGAACGCATCGATTATGTTTTTATCCACGATCTCTCGCCAGATCACAATGAGGAATATGAAGAAGGCACTACCTGGGAAGACCATTTTGAAGTGGCTAAAAGAGGAGCCATGCCTTATCTCGAAAGCCTGAAAAAAGAAGGTGTGATCAAAGGCTGGGGATTGGGCGTTAATACGATCGAACCAATATTACGCACCCTAAATACCGAATTTGAACCCGATCTCTTTCTTTCTGCTATTTCCTATAGCTTGATAGATCACCAAGAAGCATTGGATAAGCTTTTCCCGGCTATTGAAGAACATGGCTGCGGTCTCATTGCCGCCGCTCCTTTCAATGCAGGATTACTTTCGGGAAAAGAACGATATAATTACGGTGGTGATATGCCTGATGAAAAGGTGCAAAAACTTAATGCGATCAAAAAGATCGCCAGTAAATATGATGTTGATTTAAGCAAAGCTTCCATTCAGTTTTCGTATTCTCCGGAAGTGGTAAGTTGTGTGCTGGCCGGGGCAAGCGAACCAAAACAGGTTGAAGAGAACATGCAGGCATTTGATTATAAGATTCCCAAAGAATTCTGGCAAGACCTGAAAAATGAGGGCATAATTGATGAAAGAGCCGAAACCCCAGGCTAA
- a CDS encoding sterol desaturase family protein has translation MEKYVQIISESFTGYFHYLYQEIVNPTWTSYFYWLIGLSLLVWLLEIVNPWRKEQQLFRKGFWLDGFYIFFNFFLFSLIGYNALSNVGVELFNDFLGLFGMENIVAIEVDGLPAWSQLLIMFLVADFVQWNVHRQLHRRPWLWEFHKIHHSVKEMGFAAQFRFHFMETIVYKTVQYTPLAMIGFGIQEFFIVHMFTVLVGHLNHANVGWGYGPLGYIFNNPKMHIWHHSKELPESHPYGMNFGLSLSIWDYLFGTAYLPKSGKEIELGFSGDEEFPQNFTSQMAFPFKKSKS, from the coding sequence TTGGAAAAGTACGTACAAATCATCAGCGAGTCTTTTACTGGGTATTTTCATTACCTGTATCAGGAAATCGTTAATCCTACCTGGACCAGTTATTTCTACTGGCTCATAGGTTTATCGCTATTGGTTTGGTTGCTGGAAATTGTGAATCCCTGGAGGAAGGAGCAGCAGCTTTTCCGAAAAGGATTCTGGCTGGACGGATTTTATATCTTTTTCAATTTCTTCCTTTTCTCACTCATAGGTTATAATGCCTTGAGCAATGTGGGAGTGGAATTATTCAATGATTTTCTTGGTCTCTTCGGAATGGAGAACATCGTGGCCATTGAAGTAGATGGTTTGCCAGCCTGGTCACAGCTGCTTATTATGTTCCTGGTGGCAGATTTTGTACAGTGGAATGTGCACAGGCAGTTACACCGAAGGCCGTGGTTGTGGGAATTTCATAAAATTCACCACAGCGTAAAGGAAATGGGCTTCGCCGCGCAGTTTCGATTTCATTTTATGGAAACGATTGTGTATAAAACGGTTCAGTATACCCCGCTGGCGATGATTGGTTTCGGGATACAGGAATTCTTCATTGTACACATGTTCACGGTGCTGGTAGGGCATCTGAACCATGCCAATGTCGGTTGGGGATACGGCCCGCTGGGGTACATTTTCAATAACCCGAAAATGCACATCTGGCATCACTCCAAGGAACTACCGGAATCGCATCCTTACGGGATGAATTTCGGCCTGAGCCTGAGCATTTGGGATTATCTTTTCGGTACCGCCTATCTCCCGAAGAGTGGAAAAGAGATCGAATTAGGCTTTAGCGGGGATGAGGAGTTTCCGCAGAATTTTACCAGCCAGATGGCTTTTCCGTTTAAAAAAAGTAAAAGTTAA
- a CDS encoding MBL fold metallo-hydrolase, producing MTIKQFKDAPLAHYSYAIVSDGKMALVDPSRNPMQYYQYAEEQNAEIVAVFETHPHADFVSSHMQIHEETGATIYVSKLVGADYPHQSFDEGDEVKIGKASFSARNTPGHSPDSITVVAKDGEDTALFTGDTLFIGNVGRPDLREKAGNMKAKRVELAKDMYHTIKNKFTDLPDDAVVYPAHGAGSLCGKNMSDASSSTLGNERMGNWAFKEQTEEEFVEEILKDQPFIPSYFGFNVDINKTGPENVQRTKWANKLQLDVTSVEEGVLVVDVRDADDFKSGHLANSINIMARSESDKYETWLGAIVQPEEPFYLVLDSVDQLEGLLERTAKIGYEKQIKAVVTLSQSVSKTMEKLDVEEFKNHQDEYTIVDIRNNSEVEEGKIFESAIAIPLNELRDRKDELPKDKPLVVHCAGGYRSAAGSSILDKEFKDAKVFDLSDAIKDFQ from the coding sequence ATGACTATAAAACAATTTAAAGATGCTCCTCTGGCTCATTATTCGTATGCGATCGTAAGCGACGGAAAAATGGCCCTGGTAGACCCTTCGAGAAACCCGATGCAGTATTACCAATACGCCGAAGAGCAGAATGCCGAAATAGTGGCAGTGTTTGAAACACATCCACATGCCGATTTTGTGAGTAGCCATATGCAGATACATGAGGAAACCGGAGCGACGATCTACGTGAGCAAGCTCGTTGGAGCAGATTATCCTCACCAGTCTTTTGATGAGGGCGATGAGGTGAAAATTGGAAAAGCCAGTTTCAGCGCCAGGAATACTCCTGGACATTCGCCAGATAGTATTACAGTAGTGGCCAAAGATGGCGAGGATACCGCGCTTTTCACCGGCGATACCTTGTTCATTGGGAATGTGGGCCGCCCGGACCTACGGGAGAAAGCCGGAAACATGAAAGCAAAACGCGTGGAACTGGCCAAGGATATGTACCATACCATTAAGAACAAGTTTACCGATTTGCCGGATGATGCCGTAGTCTATCCCGCGCATGGAGCCGGTTCGTTATGCGGAAAAAATATGAGTGATGCATCTTCAAGCACGCTTGGAAACGAACGCATGGGCAACTGGGCTTTCAAAGAACAAACCGAAGAAGAATTCGTGGAAGAGATTCTAAAGGATCAGCCATTTATTCCTTCTTATTTCGGGTTTAATGTGGATATTAATAAAACCGGCCCTGAGAATGTACAGCGCACCAAATGGGCGAATAAACTTCAGTTGGATGTAACTTCAGTGGAAGAAGGAGTGCTGGTAGTAGATGTGCGCGATGCCGATGATTTTAAGTCGGGACACCTCGCTAATAGCATCAATATCATGGCGCGTTCAGAAAGCGACAAATATGAGACCTGGCTGGGAGCGATCGTACAACCGGAAGAACCTTTTTACCTGGTGCTCGATTCTGTAGATCAACTGGAAGGATTGCTGGAAAGAACTGCCAAGATTGGATATGAAAAACAGATCAAGGCCGTGGTGACCCTCTCTCAATCGGTTTCCAAAACGATGGAAAAACTGGATGTGGAAGAATTTAAAAATCACCAGGATGAGTATACGATAGTAGATATCAGGAACAACAGCGAGGTGGAAGAAGGAAAGATCTTTGAAAGCGCTATAGCGATCCCGTTGAACGAACTGAGAGATCGAAAGGATGAATTACCAAAAGATAAGCCACTGGTAGTGCATTGTGCCGGAGGGTATAGATCAGCTGCCGGAAGCAGTATTCTCGATAAAGAGTTTAAAGATGCGAAAGTTTTTGACCTGAGCGACGCTATTAAAGATTTCCAATAG
- a CDS encoding acetyl-CoA carboxylase biotin carboxyl carrier protein subunit codes for MDKKYKVKVNDSFSFEFSQKEIEELDAQQTDATHFHLLKENRSFRANISKPDFLNRQYEVTINANNYSVKIQNELDQLIEDMGLSLGSAQQVNDIKAPMPGLILEVNVQEGDQVTEGQYLLVLEAMKMENTLTAPRDGVVKSISVQKGDTVDKNELLIEME; via the coding sequence ATGGATAAAAAATACAAGGTAAAAGTTAACGACAGCTTTTCATTTGAATTCTCACAAAAGGAGATCGAAGAGCTGGACGCCCAGCAAACAGATGCTACTCATTTCCACCTTCTGAAGGAGAATCGCTCCTTCAGGGCTAATATCTCAAAACCTGATTTCCTGAACCGGCAGTATGAAGTAACTATCAATGCCAATAATTATTCGGTGAAGATCCAGAACGAACTGGACCAGTTGATCGAAGACATGGGGCTTTCCCTGGGAAGCGCCCAGCAGGTAAACGATATCAAGGCCCCAATGCCCGGCCTCATCCTCGAAGTGAATGTACAGGAAGGTGACCAGGTTACCGAAGGCCAGTATCTCCTGGTGCTGGAAGCGATGAAAATGGAGAACACATTAACAGCTCCTAGAGACGGAGTAGTGAAATCAATCAGTGTTCAGAAAGGAGACACCGTAGACAAGAATGAGCTCTTGATCGAAATGGAGTAG
- the accC gene encoding acetyl-CoA carboxylase biotin carboxylase subunit encodes MKKILVANRGEIALRVMKTIKKMGIATVAVFSEADRNAPHVKFADEAVCIGKAPSSESYLRADKIIEVSKELSVDGIHPGYGFLSENADFARKVEENGITWIGPGSKAIEIMGSKLAAKDAVKKYDIPLVPGIDKAITDTKKAREIAQDIGFPILIKASAGGGGKGMRVVNEEKELEDQMKRAISEAESAFGDGSVFIEKYVTSPRHIEIQVLCDTHGNYLHLFERECSIQRRHQKVVEEAPSVVLDEKLRKEMGEAAVKVAQSCDYVGAGTVEFIFDENRNFYFLEMNTRLQVEHPVTEYITGIDLVEQQVRIARGEELSFSQDDLSIKGHAMELRVYAEDPLEDFMPSTGKLVKYETPSGNGIRLDNGFEEGMEVPIYYDPMLAKLITYGKTREEAIEMMLEAIDDYLVEGVSTTLPFGKFVFQHDAFRSGDFNTHFVKEYYSPEALKENNEKEARLAALIALKQYLEDKEQLRIPKNQA; translated from the coding sequence ATGAAAAAAATATTAGTGGCTAACAGGGGAGAGATCGCCCTGCGCGTAATGAAAACCATAAAAAAAATGGGAATCGCGACCGTTGCGGTCTTTTCTGAAGCCGATAGGAATGCGCCGCATGTGAAGTTCGCAGATGAAGCGGTATGCATTGGAAAAGCGCCCTCCAGCGAATCTTACCTTCGGGCCGATAAGATCATTGAAGTTTCCAAAGAACTGAGCGTGGATGGCATTCATCCCGGTTATGGTTTCCTTAGTGAAAATGCAGATTTTGCCCGTAAAGTGGAGGAAAACGGAATTACGTGGATTGGCCCTGGTTCAAAAGCTATCGAGATCATGGGCAGCAAGCTCGCTGCCAAAGATGCCGTTAAAAAATACGATATTCCACTGGTGCCGGGAATTGATAAAGCGATTACCGATACCAAAAAGGCCAGGGAAATTGCCCAAGATATCGGGTTTCCTATTCTGATAAAAGCTTCTGCCGGAGGTGGCGGAAAAGGAATGCGCGTGGTGAACGAAGAGAAGGAACTGGAAGACCAGATGAAAAGAGCGATTTCCGAAGCAGAATCAGCATTTGGAGATGGTTCTGTTTTTATTGAAAAATATGTGACCTCACCACGGCATATCGAAATTCAGGTTTTATGCGATACTCACGGCAATTACCTTCATTTGTTCGAAAGGGAATGCAGCATCCAGCGGCGCCATCAAAAGGTTGTGGAGGAGGCTCCATCTGTAGTACTCGATGAAAAACTTCGGAAAGAAATGGGAGAAGCGGCCGTAAAGGTTGCTCAATCCTGCGATTACGTGGGCGCGGGAACGGTGGAATTCATTTTTGATGAAAACCGAAACTTTTATTTTCTGGAAATGAACACGCGTTTGCAGGTGGAACACCCGGTGACCGAATATATTACCGGTATTGACCTGGTGGAACAACAGGTACGTATCGCTAGGGGAGAAGAATTGTCATTTTCCCAGGACGACCTGAGCATCAAAGGTCATGCGATGGAACTGCGGGTGTATGCGGAAGATCCTCTTGAAGATTTTATGCCCAGCACCGGGAAATTAGTGAAATATGAAACGCCTTCAGGAAACGGTATTCGTCTTGACAATGGTTTTGAAGAGGGGATGGAGGTACCAATCTATTATGATCCCATGCTGGCGAAGCTGATCACTTACGGAAAGACCCGGGAAGAAGCTATTGAAATGATGCTGGAAGCCATAGATGATTATCTCGTGGAGGGCGTGAGTACCACGTTGCCTTTCGGGAAATTTGTCTTTCAGCATGATGCCTTCCGAAGTGGTGATTTTAATACGCATTTTGTAAAGGAATACTATTCGCCGGAAGCCCTGAAAGAAAATAATGAAAAAGAAGCCCGCCTCGCGGCTCTGATCGCACTGAAACAATATTTGGAAGACAAGGAACAGCTTCGAATTCCTAAAAATCAGGCCTAA
- a CDS encoding acyl-CoA carboxylase subunit beta codes for MSKNLDKLKEKIAEAHKGGGEKRIAKQHEKKKLTARERVEYLLDENSFEEIGILVTHRTTHFGMDQQKFYGDGVVTGYGTINDRLVYVFAQDFTVFGGSLSETHAEKICKIMDMAVKVGAPIIGLNDSGGARIQEGVRSLGGYADIFHRNVKASGVIPQISAIMGPCAGGAVYSPAMTDFTLMVEDTSYMFVTGPNVVKTVTNEEVTSEELGGASTHSTKSGVTHVTCANDIVCLENIKQLISYMPQSNKEAPEKLPFEPGDEHREVLEGIVPDSSNKPYDMHEVIQGIIDEESFFEIHKNYADNIIVGFARIGGRSVGVIANQPMSLAGVLDVDSSKKAARFTRFCDCFNIPLLVLVDVPGFLPGTDQEWNGIILHGAKLLYALSEATVPKVTVITRKAYGGAYDVMNSKHIGADFNFAWPTAEIAVMGAKGASEIIFRKEIKEAEDSEKKLAEKEAEYAEKFATPFEAAQRGFIDEVIMPKDTRRKLIKAFSALETKSVLRPDRKHGNIPL; via the coding sequence ATGAGTAAGAATCTGGATAAATTGAAAGAAAAGATCGCGGAAGCCCATAAGGGTGGTGGCGAAAAAAGAATAGCCAAACAGCACGAAAAGAAGAAATTAACGGCCCGGGAGCGGGTAGAATATCTCCTTGACGAAAATTCATTCGAAGAAATCGGTATCCTGGTGACCCATCGTACGACCCATTTCGGAATGGATCAGCAGAAGTTCTACGGTGATGGTGTAGTTACCGGTTACGGGACGATCAACGACCGACTCGTCTATGTCTTTGCACAGGATTTTACGGTTTTTGGAGGTTCGCTTTCAGAAACTCATGCTGAAAAGATTTGTAAAATCATGGATATGGCCGTAAAAGTTGGGGCCCCGATCATTGGTCTCAATGATTCCGGCGGAGCAAGGATACAGGAAGGTGTTCGTTCGCTCGGAGGCTATGCTGATATTTTTCATAGGAATGTTAAAGCTTCGGGGGTGATCCCTCAAATTTCGGCAATTATGGGGCCTTGTGCCGGTGGTGCGGTTTACTCCCCAGCCATGACCGATTTTACCCTGATGGTTGAGGACACTTCCTACATGTTTGTGACTGGCCCTAACGTCGTGAAAACAGTGACCAACGAGGAAGTGACTTCCGAAGAACTGGGAGGCGCTAGCACGCATTCCACCAAGTCTGGGGTGACACACGTGACCTGCGCCAATGATATCGTATGTCTCGAAAATATCAAGCAGCTTATCAGTTACATGCCACAGAGCAACAAAGAGGCTCCTGAAAAGCTACCGTTTGAGCCGGGAGATGAACATCGCGAAGTCCTGGAAGGTATCGTTCCAGACAGTTCGAACAAGCCTTATGATATGCACGAGGTGATCCAGGGGATCATCGATGAAGAGTCTTTTTTTGAGATCCATAAAAATTATGCTGATAATATTATCGTGGGATTTGCAAGAATTGGCGGCCGAAGTGTTGGAGTGATCGCGAACCAGCCTATGAGCCTTGCCGGAGTACTCGATGTAGATTCTTCGAAAAAAGCCGCAAGATTCACCCGTTTTTGCGATTGTTTTAATATTCCGTTACTCGTGCTGGTAGATGTACCTGGATTTTTACCGGGAACCGACCAGGAGTGGAACGGGATCATTTTGCACGGAGCAAAACTCCTGTACGCGTTGAGCGAAGCTACGGTTCCAAAAGTAACGGTGATCACCCGAAAAGCATATGGGGGCGCGTATGATGTGATGAATTCCAAGCATATCGGTGCCGATTTCAATTTTGCCTGGCCTACTGCGGAAATTGCCGTAATGGGAGCCAAGGGGGCTTCGGAAATCATTTTCAGAAAAGAGATCAAGGAAGCGGAAGATTCGGAAAAGAAGCTGGCTGAAAAAGAGGCCGAATATGCTGAAAAGTTCGCTACTCCGTTTGAAGCGGCCCAACGGGGCTTTATCGATGAGGTGATCATGCCGAAAGATACGCGCCGTAAACTGATCAAAGCTTTCAGTGCACTGGAAACAAAATCGGTTTTAAGACCCGATAGAAAACACGGGAATATCCCGTTATAA